In a genomic window of Cyanobacterium sp. HL-69:
- a CDS encoding Type I restriction-modification system, restriction subunit R produces the protein MKIYDLLLNSKQNKLEYLLSIPIFNLLKLSDKNLTNEEQLIEALLTLYTPEELLRSKYHRDLIIEFLTPEQANILATVWDAPHDKDVYKRLKKVAIKQNSEAEKYLFNFFEIPVYRQTNITVEKSSFVEISPQYPLFNHQRNAAQRVQKYLYDPPYRGLLHMPTGAGKTRTAMNIIADHLRNNEPTLVVWLAYSEELCEQAVNEFEKAWGYLGDRPLTVYRFWGEHDLAIEEVNDGFVVAGLSKTYNALKKSIRFINQLGVRTSFVIIDEAHQAIAHTYKLVLDSLVIPYEKTALLGLTATPGRTWAEIDQDAQLANFFAQQKVTLEIEGYDNPVDYLVEQQYLAQAIHRPLFYDSVLTLTPKDIRRINQDLDIPPYILHRLEEDEQRNLRIILELEALTHRHHRIIVFAISVNHAQILTAVLKLRGYSAIALTGKTPKPEREAIIKSFKDDNPEPQILCNYGVLTTGFDAPKTSAAVIARPTKSLVLYSQMVGRAIRGLKAGGNATAEIITVVDSQMPGFGSVSDAFNNWEDVWRKN, from the coding sequence TTGAAAATATACGATTTACTACTTAACAGTAAACAGAATAAATTAGAGTACTTATTAAGTATTCCTATATTTAATCTTTTAAAATTATCGGATAAAAATTTAACTAACGAAGAACAGTTGATAGAGGCATTACTTACTCTATATACTCCAGAAGAGTTATTAAGATCTAAATATCATAGAGATTTAATAATAGAATTTCTTACCCCTGAACAAGCCAATATTTTAGCCACTGTTTGGGATGCACCCCATGATAAAGATGTATATAAAAGACTAAAAAAAGTAGCCATCAAACAAAACTCGGAGGCAGAAAAATATTTATTTAATTTCTTTGAAATTCCTGTTTATCGTCAAACAAATATTACTGTAGAAAAATCCTCTTTTGTCGAAATTAGTCCTCAATATCCTTTGTTCAATCATCAAAGAAATGCCGCTCAAAGGGTGCAAAAATATTTATATGATCCTCCCTATCGAGGACTTTTGCATATGCCTACAGGGGCAGGAAAGACCCGTACAGCGATGAATATTATTGCGGATCATCTGCGGAATAATGAACCTACTTTGGTGGTTTGGTTGGCGTATAGTGAGGAGTTGTGCGAACAGGCTGTTAATGAGTTTGAAAAGGCTTGGGGGTATTTGGGCGATCGCCCTTTAACTGTTTATCGATTTTGGGGAGAGCATGATTTAGCCATAGAAGAAGTAAACGATGGCTTTGTGGTAGCAGGATTGAGTAAAACCTATAACGCCCTCAAAAAAAGTATCCGCTTTATCAATCAATTGGGGGTGCGTACCTCCTTTGTGATTATCGATGAAGCTCATCAGGCGATCGCCCATACCTATAAATTAGTGCTAGATAGCCTCGTCATTCCCTACGAAAAAACCGCCCTACTCGGATTAACCGCCACCCCTGGACGCACATGGGCAGAAATTGATCAAGATGCCCAACTAGCAAATTTTTTCGCCCAACAAAAAGTAACCCTCGAAATAGAAGGTTATGATAACCCCGTGGATTACCTCGTAGAACAACAATACCTCGCCCAAGCCATTCATCGCCCCCTATTTTATGACAGTGTCTTGACACTTACCCCCAAAGACATCCGACGCATTAACCAAGATTTGGATATTCCCCCCTACATTCTCCATCGATTAGAAGAAGACGAACAACGTAACCTCCGCATCATTCTTGAACTAGAAGCCCTAACCCACCGTCATCATCGCATTATCGTCTTCGCCATCTCCGTTAACCATGCTCAAATCCTCACCGCTGTTTTAAAGTTGAGAGGGTATAGTGCGATCGCCCTTACAGGAAAAACCCCGAAACCAGAAAGAGAGGCAATTATCAAGAGTTTCAAAGACGACAACCCCGAACCACAAATATTATGTAACTACGGCGTATTAACCACTGGATTCGATGCACCAAAAACCAGTGCCGCCGTTATCGCCCGTCCCACCAAATCCCTTGTACTGTATAGCCAAATGGTAGGACGAGCTATTCGAGGACTCAAAGCAGGAGGCAACGCTACCGCCGAAATTATCACCGTAGTCGATAGTCAAATGCCCGGTTTTGGGTCTGTGTCAGATGCTTTTAACAATTGGGAAGACGTTTGGAGGAAAAACTAA